ttctactgtcctggattaacaaccttcttggttgtaaccaggttaaaatcctgatcttctctgtatttctttatttagtttttattgctttattaatttatcactattacactaattgagttgaaagtacgaggagggtatagtttaaattttgttttcagcaattcacctccctcttgccgacctccgctgcaccaacaacctAGTGTTCATGCTACTCGATTTAAATGATCCCCTCGGggtggtgcgatggttaagatatGGGGTGTTACCATATGAAGTTTTGGGgtgctagtagccacccgtgatttacctcctccgtgttgacctagggacggattggcgggggcgctgggggcgaacgaATCGCCTTTTTACCACATGTTACTCGATTTAACTAACCTACTAGTTCTTTCTATCCACAGTTCACTCGACCAAACTTTCTTATCTCTCAGTTTAACTGACTTACTAGATCTCCTGACCTAATCGCAACTAAGATTTCTCTATCTGACTATCCACGAGGATTTCTTACTGGTGTCTAGTCCTTTTGATCCCGACATGGAAGTCTCCACTTTCTTTATTTGAGATTAATATTCTATTCACACGGCTCGATTATATTAACTCTGGTACACAATTGACAGTCAAATGACTCAAATCTTCTAGCAGTTCGAATAGCTTTTGTGTATAATCATCGGTTAGACCTTCtgactctgatactaattattaaaataaaaaactaaatataattatatgatattgttcactttgtatctaaatctttataaattaattttttagattttatcaaaAGACGGGTaccaatgatttttttaataagtcCAATTTTTTTGATATGATTTCAATGTGAAATTTTATTTACAACATTACAATTCCAACACAGATCAGACCGATCGAAAAGATTTCGGTCTGCCTATTTGGTTCGACCACTCGGACAGTTTATCTCGACCAGTCGACCGTGTTTGGCATTCACAATCATTTAAAGTGAATCCTAACAAAATTCTGAGATTGCGCAAACTTTTCTTTGTTGAAGAACGAATCAACTGCTTGGACTTTGATCTAAAGCTGATTGGCTCCTTTTGATTATTCATGAACTCTAACTTCAAATAGTAAACAAAAATGTTTGCATAAGCTCCACTCTTCTCCTCATTTTCATATCCTTTTGAACCTCCACAATGGACTCCAACAATATGTCAACTTCATCTTGCATTTTTCAAACTCTTATTATCAAATGTCTATCCTCATGCCTCACTAAGTCAAACCAATCATCAAGAGAACAGATGGCAGGAAGAATATTGAGTTAATTccattataataaattattttcttatcTGACAAAGTCACTTTGAATTGATCAACGAAAAAACTAGAAGTCCATACGAACACTCCCACTGTGGAAGACAACGTACACATTAATGCATTTCCCCGACACTTTTGTGCTGAATTGGATCGTTAGATTTCTGAAGAAATTGCAGTGGTTGAATTATATGCATGAACTGTTCATGTCCATGTCCATGTCCATGTGATGAATTCTTCAACAACAGATTGATCGATCATATGGAGGACCTaaccaaacaaaataaaacaaaaagcaGATAAAATTGCTGGATCATCAATTCCAGCTTTTGGGTTTAGCATGAATGGTCCAAGAACAATCTGCTCCTTTCAATTACTTGCCTTACAGAGGTCTCTGCTTCCGTAGCTGACAGTCATTGCAGTAAAGAGAAGAAGCTAATCAACCCACCAACACTTCATGAGTCAACTGATCAACATCGCCATTTTACTTGGGAGCTTCCACACACTTCTCATAAGCCCACAGGGTGGAACAGAACAAGTACACAGAGCTATCAGTACATGCCAATTTGATCTTCTTGGTTTTTAAAATGATGTGATGGAAGAGGAACTGGTAATTCTTAGTGTATCAATGGAAGTTGAGGTTGATCATCAGCTCCGACGCCACTCTCCCTGTGCGAGCCACGATCTGCATAAACTTAGTGTTCCCTTAATGATCCCTGAGTTCATGTTTCAGAATATTGACGAGCAGTGGTACCTCAGCTTGGATCTTGATGTTGTGGGCTCGAAGAGCTTCGTTCTCGGATTTCATGGCCTCGAGCTGTCTCTTGAGGGCATCGtaatctttctccttcttcttggtcttCCACCGGGCTCGCCGGTTCTGGAACCAGACGACCACCTGCCTCGGCTGCAACCCAAGAGCCACGGCCAGCTGCTTCTTCCTCTCAGGCTCCAACTTGTTCCCCTGCTCAAAGCTCTTCTCCAATGTCCTCAACTGCTCCACACTCAGCCTCCTCCTCAGCACCACCCTGCCTTCCGAAAAGTCCTCCTCCCCGTTTATGATCGATTTCAACATGATCAATGAACTCACCTCTGAGAAGATGATCAAAATTCAGTGCTGGCAAACTATACTGTAACTTGATTTAGCATCTTCTCCGGATGAGTAATGAAGGTTCATGAgtgaaggagaagaggaggaaattGGTGATGAAATTCCTGGAGAGACAAGGACAAAGTAAGCTTTTAAGGAAGATGTCCCTTGAGGAGAAAGGGAGGGCAGAATCTAGGGAAGGGTCCAGTGAGCTGCTGGGACTGCTACCTAACACGCATACAGCTATTTGTGATTTGTGAATTTTGCTCTGTCTCATTCCTCATCACTCCTTTGCATCAAATGGAAGAACACACGTTGGGCTGCTAGACTGCTATCTAAAACTCTTTAGGATTCTAACCTTAATCTTGTTGTTGTTCTTCTTCTATATTGTTTACTATTTATTCTTTTCTATGATGCCCATCGCACTTTAAACACCTCTACCATCATCATTCCTTGTGGGTTTAAAATTGGTATTTagaatgcaaataaaataaaataaaataaataaataaata
This window of the Zingiber officinale cultivar Zhangliang chromosome 3B, Zo_v1.1, whole genome shotgun sequence genome carries:
- the LOC121968044 gene encoding homeobox-leucine zipper protein HOX21-like isoform X1; translated protein: MLKSIINGEEDFSEGRVVLRRRLSVEQLRTLEKSFEQGNKLEPERKKQLAVALGLQPRQVVVWFQNRRARWKTKKKEKDYDALKRQLEAMKSENEALRAHNIKIQAEIVARTGRVASELMINLNFH
- the LOC121968044 gene encoding homeobox-leucine zipper protein ATHB-13-like isoform X2; its protein translation is MLKSIINGEEDFSEGRVVLRRRLSVEQLRTLEKSFEQGNKLEPERKKQLAVALGLQPRQVVVWFQNRRARWKTKKKEKDYDALKRQLEAMKSENEALRAHNIKIQAEGEWRRS